The following coding sequences are from one Phoenix dactylifera cultivar Barhee BC4 unplaced genomic scaffold, palm_55x_up_171113_PBpolish2nd_filt_p 000437F, whole genome shotgun sequence window:
- the LOC103698612 gene encoding transcription factor MYB3-like gives MAKKAERGGRKAAVMMNRGAWTAEEDQKLVEYIKVHGDKKWRALPVKAGLNRCGKSCRLRWLNYLRPGIKRGNISEDEEDLIIRLHNLLGNRWSLIAGRLPGRTDNEIKNHWNTHLSKRPLTIDDLNLKLDMKHEGGVHGHTPPSNTPLEPSQGFKPTVSEERMLPDHNEELASSWADLPASEFDVGQLFDFASMPDVDGNEGGSSGSELGVEEYGMMHQDGYQELTNELLGVNNQGSLDPQAMCNPPEFDDLDLFIGCQDYEFYFLH, from the exons ATGGCGAAGAAGGCAGAGAGAGGCGGGAGGAAGGCGGCGGTGATGATGAACAGAGGGGCGTGGACTGCTGAGGAGGACCAGAAACTTGTGGAGTACATTAAGGTTCATGGTGACAAGAAGTGGAGAGCTCTCCCTGTCAAAGCTg GGCTTAATAGGTGTGGGAAGAGCTGCAGGCTGAGATGGCTAAACTATCTCAGGCCTGGGATAAAAAGAGGGAATATATCCGAAGATGAAGAGGATCTCATTATTCGACTCCACAACCTCCTGGGCAACAG ATGGTCTCTAATTGCTGGAAGACTGCCTGGCCGGACAGACAACGAGATAAAGAACCACTGGAATACTCACTTGAGCAAAAGGCCATTAACAATCGATGATCTAAACCTTAAGCTGGACATGAAGCATGAGGGTGGTGTTCATGGCCATACTCCCCCATCAAATACTCCTCTCGAACCAAGCCAGGGATTCAAGCCGACGGTCTCGGAGGAGCGCATGCTCCCTGATCACAATGAGGAGTTGGCAAGCTCATGGGCTGACTTGCCTGCTTCCGAATTTGACGTCGGGCAGCTCTTCGACTTCGCATCAATGCCGGATGTCGATGGAAATGAGGGTGGAAGCAGTGGCAGTGAGCTGGGAGTAGAAGAGTATGGCATGATGCATCAAGATGGTTACCAAGAGCTCACCAATGAGCTTTTGGGAGTAAACAATCAGGGGTCCTTGGATCCGCAGGCTATGTGTAATCCACCAGAGTTTGATGATTTGGACCTGTTCATCGGTTGTCAGGACTATGAATTCTATTTTCTTCATTAA